In Oenanthe melanoleuca isolate GR-GAL-2019-014 chromosome 9, OMel1.0, whole genome shotgun sequence, the following are encoded in one genomic region:
- the LOC130256749 gene encoding LOW QUALITY PROTEIN: transcription cofactor HES-6-like (The sequence of the model RefSeq protein was modified relative to this genomic sequence to represent the inferred CDS: inserted 3 bases in 2 codons) → MQMAGYKRGGAAAAARSAASRQRRGRAXAMAPGTDRPPRGERCAEPRSDRRTRKPLVEKKRRARINESLRELRLLLADSEFQAKLENAEVLERTVRRVRAVLERRGRGECRPGGRRGXPGPARASPAPLCPRGAGGGRRLLEASERFAAGYIQCMHEVHTFVSSCPGIDATTAAELLNHLLESMPLSEGGRPASVTDALGEPALGAWPAGGALALPAAARPGLALPCPAEETCSDSDEAEAEPGQTGTDGLDASQTQGLASPKSMWRPW, encoded by the exons ATGCAAATGGCCGGGTATAAAaggggcggcgcggcggcagcggcgcggAGCGCGGCGAgccggcagcggcggggccggg gggccaTGGCGCCGGGCACGGACCGTCCGCCGCGGGGCGAGCGCTGCGCGGAGCCCCGCAGCGACCGGAGG ACGAGGAAGCCGCTGGTGGAGAAGAAGCGCCGGGCGCGCATCAACGAGAGCCTGCGGGAGCTGCGGCTGCTGCTGGCCGACAGCGAG TTCCAGGCGAAGCTGGAGAACGCGGAGGTGCTGGAGCGGACGGTGCGGCGGGTGCGGGCCGTGCTGGAGCGCCGCGGCCGCGGTGAGTGCCGgcccggggggcggcgggg gcccggcccggcccgcgcctCACCCGCCCCTCTCTGTCCCCGCGGCGCAgggggcgggcggcggctccTGGAGGCCAGCGAGCGCTTCGCCGCCGGCTACATCCAGTGCATGCACGAGGTGCACACCTTCGTCTCCAGCTGCCCCGGCATCGACGCCACCACGGCCGCCGAGCTGCTCAACCACCTGCTGGAGTCCATGCCCCTCAGCGAGGGCGGCCGCCCGGCCTCGGTCACGGACGCTTTGGGGGAGCCGGCGCTCGGCGCCTGGCCCGCGGGCGGGGCGCTGGCCCTGCCGGCCGCAGCCCGCCcggggctggccctgccctgccccgctgAAGAGACCTGCTCCGACTCGGACGAGGCGGAGGCCGAGCCGGGCCAGACCGGCACCGACGGACTGGACGCGTCCCAGACGCAGGGCCTGGCCTCGCCCAAGTCCATGTGGAGACCCTGGTAA